One part of the Candidatus Kouleothrix ribensis genome encodes these proteins:
- a CDS encoding oligosaccharide flippase family protein: MLSRWFQASRLLLVSGKGGAPRSLVATLVNGVAAAISGMFLSRLLGAVAQALVVRRLGLTLYGEYAALAVSLSLFAGLLGLGLDTWLLQEGGRDPANVSVPMRQVLALKALAAVLLLVVLAFVWSSRITQASAFVIGAVGIIFESFAQTGYSALRVRRQNALVALFQTITPALLLLVLLLLARTSISVLLLVSIQASFSVLMAVVVLTRIWHARRRGIERPRIDVLAAVRKGWLFVAAEGLSNIYTQAGMAILGSAVGTLALGTFSPAMNLIMLTFLVPNLLFAVGLPLLMAPTISPHEYRRIITLMLAGSVAYGLAALLALWFFGYLLIRLVYGGEFAPALPYVRIMALIPLLKSCSFVWVAILLAHVQQRLRVVLQGVTVLASLALGWLVIPSYGAAGTAWVYVGLELLLFVLYGLGAWHVSRRRHL; encoded by the coding sequence ATGCTCTCGCGCTGGTTCCAAGCCTCGCGCTTGCTCTTGGTATCGGGGAAGGGCGGCGCGCCGCGCAGCCTGGTCGCCACGCTGGTCAACGGTGTGGCTGCCGCGATCTCGGGCATGTTCCTCTCGCGCCTGCTCGGCGCGGTGGCGCAGGCGCTGGTGGTGCGCCGGCTCGGCCTGACGCTGTATGGCGAGTACGCGGCCCTGGCGGTTTCGCTCAGCCTGTTCGCCGGCCTGCTCGGCCTGGGCCTCGACACCTGGCTGTTGCAAGAGGGCGGCCGCGACCCGGCGAATGTCTCGGTGCCCATGCGCCAGGTGCTGGCGCTCAAGGCGCTGGCTGCGGTGCTGCTGCTGGTGGTGCTGGCGTTCGTCTGGTCGAGCCGGATCACCCAGGCCAGCGCGTTTGTGATCGGCGCCGTTGGCATTATCTTCGAGAGCTTCGCGCAGACCGGCTACAGCGCGCTGCGTGTGCGCCGGCAAAATGCGCTGGTGGCGCTGTTTCAGACGATCACGCCCGCGCTGCTGCTGCTGGTGCTGCTGCTGCTGGCGCGCACCTCGATCAGCGTGCTATTGCTGGTGTCGATCCAGGCCTCGTTCAGTGTGCTGATGGCGGTGGTGGTGCTGACGCGGATCTGGCACGCGCGCCGGCGCGGTATCGAGCGGCCGCGCATCGATGTGCTGGCGGCCGTGCGCAAGGGCTGGCTGTTTGTCGCCGCCGAGGGGCTGTCGAATATCTACACTCAGGCCGGCATGGCCATCCTCGGCTCGGCGGTGGGCACGCTGGCGCTGGGCACATTCAGCCCGGCGATGAACCTGATCATGCTCACATTCCTGGTGCCAAACCTGCTGTTCGCGGTTGGCCTGCCGCTGCTGATGGCGCCGACGATCTCGCCGCACGAGTACCGGCGCATCATCACCCTGATGCTGGCCGGCTCGGTCGCGTATGGCCTGGCCGCGCTGCTGGCGCTATGGTTCTTCGGCTACCTGCTCATCCGGCTGGTGTACGGCGGCGAGTTCGCACCGGCGCTGCCCTACGTGCGGATCATGGCGCTCATCCCGCTGCTGAAGTCGTGCAGCTTCGTGTGGGTTGCCATCCTGCTGGCCCATGTGCAGCAGCGCCTGCGCGTGGTGCTGCAGGGCGTCACCGTGCTGGCCAGCCTGGCGCTGGGCTGGCTGGTCATCCCCAGCTACGGCGCTGCCGGCACGGCCTGGGTGTATGTCGGTCTCGAGCTGCTGCTGTTCGTGCTGTATGGCCTGGGCGCCTGGCACGTCTCGCGGCGGAGGCACCTATGA